A part of Nitrososphaerota archaeon genomic DNA contains:
- a CDS encoding phosphomannomutase/phosphoglucomutase: protein MNIKEEIFRAYDIRGIYKKDLNEEIAEIIGKAFGTFIGENKKIAIGKDVRISSENLEKSFINGLLKTGCQIIPIGLIHTPLLYFVIIHYSLDGGVMITASHNPPEWNGFKLCKEKAILCGQGMGMEEIKSIAFSKKFNISNKGKIIKKENIIDDYKKFILSKIEIEKGLRIGIDPGNGSCSIIAKKVLEEKGLEVFSINDFPDGRFPAHLPEPTEENLKELQELVIEKNLDFGAGFDGDGDRAVFIDDKGRIIRGDIALAILVNHYLTKERPEKIVYEVSCSKALEETIREKGGVPIISRVGHAFILDKMIEENALFGGEISSHLYFREIYGLDDSIFACLKMSELLSQSNSSLSKLVEKIPKYYSIPPKNFDCPDNLKFKIVEEIKNEMIKEGYETIAIDGVRVELNEGWFLIRASNTQPQIRMIAEAKNEGTLNKIVNFAKEKLFEKLKEENIKR, encoded by the coding sequence ATGAATATTAAAGAAGAAATTTTTAGAGCATATGATATTAGAGGAATATATAAAAAAGACTTAAATGAAGAAATTGCTGAAATTATTGGTAAAGCATTTGGAACATTTATAGGAGAAAATAAGAAAATTGCTATTGGAAAAGATGTAAGAATTAGTAGTGAAAATTTAGAGAAATCTTTTATTAATGGATTATTAAAAACTGGATGCCAAATAATTCCAATAGGTTTAATTCATACACCATTATTATACTTTGTTATAATACACTATTCTTTAGATGGAGGAGTAATGATTACTGCTAGCCACAATCCTCCAGAATGGAATGGTTTTAAATTATGTAAAGAAAAAGCTATTCTCTGTGGCCAAGGAATGGGAATGGAAGAAATAAAATCGATAGCTTTCTCTAAGAAATTTAATATTTCAAATAAAGGTAAAATTATTAAAAAGGAGAATATAATAGATGATTATAAAAAATTTATTTTAAGTAAAATCGAAATTGAAAAAGGTTTAAGAATAGGCATAGATCCTGGAAATGGTTCTTGTTCAATAATTGCTAAAAAAGTACTTGAAGAAAAAGGTTTAGAAGTTTTTTCTATAAATGATTTTCCAGATGGAAGATTTCCAGCTCATTTACCTGAACCAACTGAAGAAAATCTTAAAGAATTACAAGAATTGGTAATAGAGAAAAATTTAGATTTTGGAGCTGGTTTCGATGGAGATGGTGATAGAGCTGTTTTTATAGACGATAAAGGTAGAATAATAAGAGGAGATATAGCTTTAGCAATTTTAGTTAATCATTATTTAACAAAAGAAAGGCCTGAAAAAATTGTTTATGAAGTTAGTTGCTCAAAAGCATTAGAAGAAACTATTAGAGAAAAAGGCGGCGTACCTATAATTAGTAGAGTTGGACATGCTTTCATTTTAGATAAAATGATTGAAGAAAATGCTTTATTTGGAGGAGAAATAAGTAGCCATTTATACTTTAGAGAAATATATGGCTTAGATGATTCAATTTTTGCTTGTTTAAAAATGTCCGAATTATTATCTCAATCAAATTCTAGTTTATCTAAATTGGTTGAAAAAATTCCAAAGTATTATTCTATTCCACCAAAGAATTTTGATTGTCCAGATAATTTAAAATTTAAAATTGTAGAAGAAATAAAGAATGAAATGATTAAAGAAGGATATGAAACAATTGCAATAGATGGAGTTAGAGTTGAATTGAATGAAGGATGGTTTCTTATAAGAGCATCGAATACTCAACCTCAAATAAGAATGATAGCTGAAGCGAAAAATGAAGGAACATTAAATAAAATAGTAAACTTTGCTAAAGAAAAATTATTTGAAAAATTAAAAGAAGAAAATATCAAAAGGTAA
- a CDS encoding A24 family peptidase C-terminal domain-containing protein has product MDNIFSNWNNNNINRILFKIHRFSKFVGGADSKALITLSFLDPINLNKNIIHPFNSIIVLTNSCIISLIIPLFLFIYNLYRILNKEKIFEGFENEKIYRKMFALFIGYRTKNIKKRYATSIEKKINDKKKFVFTLLEDEIEFVSNENTWVTPSIPLIVFLLFGYIISIIYGDILKIFVPI; this is encoded by the coding sequence TTGGATAATATTTTCTCCAATTGGAATAATAATAACATTAATAGAATTCTTTTTAAAATTCATAGATTTTCAAAATTTGTTGGAGGAGCAGATTCAAAAGCATTAATCACGTTATCTTTTTTAGACCCAATAAATTTAAATAAGAATATAATTCATCCATTTAATTCAATAATTGTTTTAACAAATAGTTGTATAATTTCTTTAATAATTCCTTTATTTCTTTTTATTTATAATTTATATAGAATATTAAATAAAGAGAAAATATTTGAAGGATTTGAAAATGAAAAAATATATAGAAAAATGTTTGCATTATTTATTGGATATAGAACAAAGAATATTAAAAAAAGATATGCAACTTCTATTGAGAAAAAAATTAATGATAAAAAGAAATTTGTTTTTACATTACTTGAAGATGAAATAGAATTTGTATCAAATGAAAATACATGGGTTACCCCAAGTATTCCATTAATTGTTTTTCTTTTATTTGGATATATTATTAGTATTATTTATGGAGATATTTTAAAGATATTCGTTCCAATATAA
- a CDS encoding cation-translocating P-type ATPase, whose protein sequence is MGLNEGTIEKINWHAISGEEALKILGSNINGLSLEEAKERLIKYGPNEITKEKKRPLILAFIDQFKSFLIIILLIAVGISLLLGEILDAVTILAIVIASAILGFFEEYRSEKALEMLKKLAAPVATVIRNGKEYIVKANEIVPGDIIALKVGDKVPADARLLEAINLKVDEASLTGESIPVEKRIDVLPKETSLADRINMVFSGTTIVYGRGKAIITATGMNTEFGKIASIVQEVKEEKTPLERRMEHVGKWLGILSLIVCGIVASLGLLRGYGIIEMLIWGVSLAVAAVPEALPAVVTGALAIGMYVMAKQNAIVRKLPAVETLGCTTIICSDKTGTMTKGEMTVRKIYINDKFIDVTGVGYEPKGEFLYNNEKIKLENEEDLKLLLKVGALCNDASLDKENDRWVIRGDTTEGAIKVAAYKANILEEELKNYPRIGEIPFTSERKRMTTVHYTPDKKIIACMKGAPEIVLEKCKWILKNGEKIELTNNEKNELMKINESMAGDGLRNLAMAYKFLDEKTTSYDENLEKDFVFIGIVGMIDPPREEVKEAIKLCKSAGIKVVMITGDHKLTALAVAKELGMIESHGKVLTGVELDNISSEEFEKIVEEVSIYARVSPEHKVKIVEALKKKGHVVAMTGDGINDAPALKRSDIGVAMGITGTEVTKEASDMVLADDNFATIVEAVREGRRIYDNIKKYLTYLLQCNIAEILTMLFATLLNLPLPLTAIQLLWVNLTTDGLPALALGVDPADPEVMKRKPRSPKESIFSKEVKAYLIGVPLLITIILLSVFLYSFSEENLIDARTTLFTSMILIELTIALTCRSLTRPIMSVGFTKNKFLLIAIIVSFLMQLIVLYAPFLHPMFDVTFPTTLDWIMAIFAALITFTIIEVAKAINTHIKRS, encoded by the coding sequence ATGGGTTTGAACGAGGGAACTATTGAAAAAATTAATTGGCATGCTATAAGTGGAGAAGAAGCTTTAAAAATCTTAGGAAGCAATATAAATGGTTTAAGCTTAGAAGAAGCTAAAGAACGCTTAATTAAATATGGCCCAAATGAAATAACTAAAGAGAAAAAAAGGCCTTTAATATTAGCTTTTATTGATCAATTTAAAAGCTTTTTAATAATAATACTTTTAATAGCTGTAGGAATATCTCTTTTACTAGGAGAAATACTTGATGCAGTTACTATATTAGCAATCGTAATAGCTAGTGCTATTTTAGGATTCTTTGAAGAATATAGATCTGAAAAAGCTTTAGAAATGTTAAAAAAACTTGCTGCACCAGTAGCAACAGTAATACGTAATGGAAAAGAATATATTGTAAAAGCTAATGAAATAGTTCCAGGAGATATAATTGCTTTAAAAGTAGGAGATAAAGTTCCAGCAGACGCTAGGCTTTTAGAAGCAATAAATTTAAAAGTTGATGAAGCTTCTTTAACAGGTGAATCGATCCCAGTAGAAAAAAGAATAGATGTTTTACCTAAAGAAACTTCTCTTGCAGATAGAATAAACATGGTTTTTAGTGGTACAACTATTGTTTATGGACGTGGAAAAGCTATTATTACTGCTACTGGAATGAATACTGAATTTGGAAAAATAGCTTCGATTGTTCAAGAAGTTAAAGAAGAAAAAACTCCATTAGAAAGAAGGATGGAACATGTAGGTAAATGGCTTGGAATATTAAGCTTGATCGTATGTGGAATTGTTGCTTCATTAGGTCTCTTAAGAGGATATGGAATTATTGAGATGCTTATATGGGGAGTAAGCTTAGCTGTTGCAGCAGTTCCTGAAGCTTTACCAGCTGTTGTAACAGGCGCTTTAGCGATTGGAATGTATGTAATGGCTAAACAAAATGCAATAGTTAGAAAACTTCCAGCTGTAGAAACTCTCGGATGTACAACGATAATTTGTTCCGATAAAACTGGAACTATGACTAAGGGAGAAATGACAGTACGTAAAATATACATTAATGATAAATTTATAGATGTTACTGGCGTTGGTTACGAACCTAAAGGAGAATTTCTATATAATAATGAGAAAATTAAATTAGAAAATGAAGAAGACCTTAAATTATTATTAAAAGTTGGAGCATTGTGCAATGATGCTTCTCTTGATAAAGAAAATGATAGATGGGTTATTAGAGGAGATACAACTGAAGGTGCTATAAAAGTAGCTGCTTATAAAGCAAATATTTTAGAAGAGGAATTGAAGAATTATCCTAGAATAGGTGAAATACCATTTACTTCTGAAAGAAAGAGAATGACAACAGTACATTATACTCCTGATAAAAAAATTATTGCATGCATGAAGGGGGCACCAGAAATAGTCTTAGAAAAATGTAAATGGATTTTAAAAAATGGTGAAAAAATAGAATTAACAAATAATGAGAAAAATGAATTGATGAAAATAAATGAATCTATGGCTGGAGATGGTCTTAGAAATCTAGCTATGGCTTATAAATTTCTAGACGAGAAAACCACTTCTTATGATGAAAATTTAGAAAAAGATTTTGTATTCATTGGAATAGTTGGTATGATTGACCCCCCACGTGAAGAAGTTAAAGAAGCTATTAAATTATGCAAATCTGCTGGAATAAAAGTTGTTATGATTACTGGGGACCATAAACTTACAGCTTTAGCTGTTGCAAAAGAATTAGGAATGATCGAAAGTCATGGAAAAGTTTTAACAGGAGTTGAATTAGACAATATAAGTTCTGAAGAATTTGAAAAAATAGTTGAAGAAGTTTCTATTTATGCAAGAGTTTCGCCTGAACATAAAGTGAAAATAGTTGAAGCATTGAAAAAGAAAGGACATGTTGTTGCAATGACTGGAGATGGTATAAATGACGCTCCTGCATTAAAAAGGTCAGACATAGGAGTTGCTATGGGTATAACAGGAACAGAAGTAACTAAAGAGGCTTCAGATATGGTTTTGGCAGATGATAATTTTGCAACAATAGTTGAAGCTGTAAGAGAAGGAAGGAGAATATATGATAATATTAAGAAGTATTTAACATATTTACTTCAATGTAATATTGCTGAAATATTAACAATGCTTTTTGCTACTTTACTTAATTTACCTCTACCGCTTACTGCTATTCAGCTTTTATGGGTTAATTTAACCACTGATGGTTTACCTGCACTAGCTCTTGGAGTAGATCCAGCAGATCCAGAAGTTATGAAAAGAAAGCCAAGATCTCCAAAAGAAAGTATCTTTTCTAAAGAAGTTAAAGCATATTTAATAGGAGTACCTCTACTAATAACTATTATTTTATTAAGTGTTTTCTTATACAGTTTTTCTGAGGAGAATTTGATAGATGCAAGAACCACACTATTTACTTCAATGATTTTAATAGAACTTACAATAGCTTTAACTTGTAGGTCATTAACTCGTCCAATTATGAGTGTGGGATTTACTAAAAATAAATTTTTATTAATTGCTATAATCGTATCATTTTTAATGCAATTAATTGTGTTGTATGCACCATTTTTACACCCTATGTTTGATGTAACATTTCCAACAACATTAGATTGGATTATGGCAATATTTGCAGCATTGATAACATTTACTATAATAGAAGTGGCTAAAGCAATAAATACACATATTAAAAGATCGTGA
- a CDS encoding mechanosensitive ion channel: MAKKTSTTMVKIVFYIVLYVVIAAVVQWLFTSFLLQYGINIADYMAYVQILLAIAFGYLIVSGVVTFFYWSMRTKYDHSTAAAIRNIVKIIGIVIGFASQQVLGQAVSGLFLLTSRPFRIGDVVSLAGEDGIVDDVATLFTIVIKADGTKVLIPNNSIIGNKIYLKPKS; this comes from the coding sequence ATTGCAAAGAAAACATCAACAACCATGGTAAAGATAGTTTTCTATATAGTGCTTTATGTTGTTATTGCAGCAGTTGTTCAATGGCTTTTTACTAGTTTTCTATTACAATATGGAATAAACATTGCGGATTATATGGCATATGTACAGATATTGCTTGCCATAGCCTTTGGATATCTGATTGTTAGCGGTGTTGTAACATTTTTCTACTGGTCTATGAGAACAAAATATGATCATTCTACAGCAGCTGCCATTAGAAATATTGTGAAAATTATAGGTATTGTCATAGGCTTTGCTTCTCAACAAGTGTTAGGACAAGCAGTTTCAGGATTATTCCTATTGACATCAAGACCATTTAGAATTGGTGATGTAGTCTCTTTAGCTGGAGAAGATGGTATTGTAGATGATGTTGCAACATTATTTACAATTGTAATAAAGGCTGATGGTACGAAAGTATTGATACCAAATAATTCTATTATAGGAAACAAAATCTATCTAAAGCCAAAAAGTTAG